The DNA region ggttagtaacaatgcttcaatatttgtacctcgattgtaataaatgtatcatactcatgtaagatgttattattaggagcaagggggagaagaggaggtttatgagaatcccctatattttctctgtgacttttctgtaacctaaagcatctttgaagataaaacaaaagaaaaagaaaactaacacactggaggaagagatgggaaaaattgaaacagcctagtattatTTATTGCCTAAGTACTACCTGCTTAAAGCCTCCTGTttgatcaaatgtggcctctctccaagccaaactcaacatataaatgcacacCTTCCCCCTGATGTGGGACATAATTcctagggatgagcttccctggcaccaagcaattactaccaagcaccaacaagcaatgcattcAGAAAAAGTTCTTTACCAAAAgggtgaaatattaaatacaaataagtttttatggctaagagatttcaaagtgacttGAGAGGTTatcccagaggttacacttatgcacatctcagaaggattGCATTTGCTACCAAagaaacagtgcctcaaactgggggctcctgaaggctctagagatatctagacactattggcagggcagacaaactcaggaatttggtaccctgtcagctggccttactttggaatatatactacccaatgtaacagagttagacacatttataatttccctttacAAGGGTCTTCTGCCACTTTTAATTGAATCTATAGTTAgcattatactcattaaatatatgtgctggagacttaaatctttggtctgttaatatgctggttgagccctgaatctcagctgagttgcaacacctattctccagtctcttagactcacccaggacaactatcaaaaGGATGATGAGGTACAATGCCTATCACCCAAAGCAGTGTACCTATACCCcccttttaatctaaaaaaagagtgggcatcaccatccccaaatcctcacaaTTGAGGAaggaataaacataagggggaaatgcagctgtgaactaaagtagacttattattcttgcAGTCAAAGAATTTGTgaaattgatataaaggcagtggccaccagaggttctctggggaggcagagggaagaataagtataacatggggcattttattTACATAAGAATTATCACACATGACACTtcagtgatggatataggtcattatatattttgtcaaaaactataaaattgtgcagtgtaaagtataaactataatgaaaactgtagaccatggtgtagagcagtgcttcaatatgtgttcatcaatagtaacaattGTAcaataataaaagatgttgttaatgggggaaagtatgtgTATGGGGACTGGCATAAAGAGGAATCCCtctccatatatttttataatgttttatcagcctttgaaaaattttttaattgtacatttttgaagatacataaatcacaaaagatgctacattcaaaaatataagaggttcccaaatatcccacagcccccccccccactcctcccacatcaacaacctctttcatcattgtggcacattcattgcatttggtgaatatattttggagcactgctgcaccgcatggataatagtttacattgtagtttacactctcccccagtccattcaatgggttatggcagtatatacaATGTCTAggatctgaccctgcaatatcatttaggacaactccaagacagaaaatgccccacatcacttcttttcttccctcttcctgctctcagcaactactgtgacactgtctccacatcaatgacacaatttcttccattgctagagccacagtaattctatagtagacttTGCATTTCCAACCTGGATAACTATTTGGCACAAAAGGCTTAGTTTTTGCCCTATCTTGGCTTTTGACATGACATCCTCACTAAGTTTAATCATttctagtttttcatttaaagcaggggttcttaaccatttttgttccataaagccctttgccagtcaggtgaaaaccatggactacTTCTCAGGATTTAGCAGCAGAAAGTTTTATGACACTTAACATAGAAGGttggagaaaataaagataataagttgacttttttcaattcaagttcacagatccTCTGCATCTTTCCGTGGACTCCTTGGGTGTCTGTGGACCCTTGGTTAAGATCCCCTAATTTAAAGTGAGAAATGTGTCACCCCGTGTCCTAatttgccaaagagctgccaatgcaaaattccagaaatgttttggcttttataatgggaaatttattagggtaaaagcttacagttctgaggctgggaaatgtccaaatcaaggcaccatcagtgATGTTTTCTCATTAAAGTCCACTACTGGCGATCCTGGgttcctgccacatggtgaagcaaaatggtggtaGATTCCTGCTGAGGTTCCTGTCTTCCCTTCTGAGCTCATTGTCTCCTGGAGCTGAACTTTGGgaatcaggcatatggctggAATCATCACCTCAGCCTTGAGCAGCATCATGGGCCCAGTCACTCTTTCCATGCTTCTTTCCATGcccctgtgctctgctgattccaaaTTCCAGGAGCTCTCTCAGACTGTTGGGGCTTCTCCGTTTCCCTGCAGTCCTCCCTCtctcatggcaggatcaatatggcagcTTCATTTCTCTGcatgtattttcttctgtgtctccacTTATATAAGGCCCAGCAAGAGTGCCAAGACCCATCCTGTGTctcacctcactgacatagtccaattaaaATCCCTAAAGCAACAAAtcaagtgatttaatcaaaatcCCCTtatctgaatttaatgcagtaaGACAGCCCCACACCCACCAgcatggattagttaaaaaacaatctatttgggggattcaccaaattcaaactctcACACCCCTTCTTTTGTGATTcttttgtgattctttttttattattttattttttatctatcttttattttttaaggtatttAGATTACTCAGAtgtcatgtaaaaaatatagggtggGATGTGGATGTGACTCAATTGATTGGatttctgtctaccatatgggaagtcccaggttcaatccctgggacctcctgataAGTCGTGCCTGTGGAGCAAGCCAGGCCCATACAtcaagccatgcagcaagatgatgagacaacaaaaaaagagagatggaggaaagaatcaaggcaagacacaacaaacaccaggaaatgaggtggtgcaagtgacagggaacttctctcagcatcggaggtcccaggagcAAATCACAGTGAAtcttagagaagaaaacaaaaagagaagactaaaaaagaaacagacatcaaagatcacacagcaaaagggcacagacagcaaaaacagtaggatgggggaaggggagaataaaatatatgggattcccatatgtcccactccccacacctcccacattttcctacattaacatctgtgattagtgaggtacattcattgcagttgatgaacacattttggagcattgccactaagcatggattaaagtttacattgtagtttaaactatCTTCCACttaattctataggttatggcaagatatataattaCATGCATCTGtctttgtaatgtcattcaggtcaattcccacatcccaaaaatgcccatgaattatacctgtttttccctttctctgcccccagaacctccagtagccactgcctccacatctatgatataatttcttccattgttagaatcataaTAGGTATATAGTACAAGaaagtaaatctactttagtccatagttcattccccaatcctgaggattctaacATGGTAATGTCTACTTCACTTCTAATTAAGAAGGGGCTGTAGTCCCATGGGGCTGatagatgggactttcttgcttgcagttgtagactctctcaattTGTTGGTATGGTCATTGTCCATTACCACCTCCTTGTTAATTTctctgggtgagaccaatgaactgaaaGTAGCACACCCCTCTTTTTACTTGAATACTTAAAGCTATTGTAGGGTTATAAATTGTCCTAATTTCAATAATATTGTTTTTCAAGGATTAAGGAAGCttctggagagagagaaaaatgggagAGGGGCTGGCCAGCAGAGCTGTCAGAACATATACACATTTATCAATTATGTTTGCTGTCTAATATGGGCACAGATTATGATACACCAAAACATTTACACTAGTGACATTTAAAGATACTGATCACcaatcaccataacagatataataatgaaaaagtttgagatattatatgaattccaaaaatgtgACAGACATGAAATGAgaacatgctgttggaaaaatgacaCTAATTTACTTGCTTAATGCTGGATTGCCATAGCCCTTCAAtctgttaaaaatgcagaatcagcaaagcacaataaagtgaGCTATGCCTGCAATTAGTGATAGAAAGAATTTATACAAATGGTCAGGAAACACAAGAAATGGTGtacaatatcattagtcattaggaaagtGAAAATCAAAGCTAACCTTATATAACTTCTCACTACTTAGAATGGTTATAACAAAAAAAGTGAATAGAACAATTGAAACAAAAGATAGTCAAGATTTTTGAAAATTGGACCTCCTACATTGTTGTGGGAGTGAGGTGGATAGAGGTGGAACTATGAGCCAGTGGGGCATGGGCTACTGGGCATGGGATGCTGATCAACTTGCCTTGAGCCACACAAAgctgagtgtgtgtgtggttgGGACAGAGCATGGACTGAAATGCATCATTTTAAGTTATCTTAAAATAGAGCAGCAAAGGTTCCTGCTCCCAGAAAAGGTGGTGGTAAGAACAGAACTGAGCAATTCTACACTCAAGATAGCTTGTTCCTCTTCCTTGGAGAAAGAACATGTAAGAATCAGCACTACTTCTTTGTGAAATTGACATAATTTTCCTATTTAGTAATGATAGGTGCACTTAGTTGAATCACCAAAACAAATGTAGCACCAAAACAAATGCAACCATGGAAGAAACCATCAAAATTCACatcattaaaatttctacatgaaAAAATTTATGTAACATTGCAGCCATATTCAACACATAGTGAACAATTTTTATACTTCATAAAAGACTCTAAAGGTGATATTTTAGAAAGAATTAAGTCCCATGACtgtttctcttcctttattttggattttccaAAGACAAAGGACAAAGATAATAGTACATCATGTTTTTCTTATTTCCCAAATCTCTTTCTCCAAAGGCCATTTGAGGCCTCTGTTTTTTCTGTTTACTTCCTAATATTATTAAGCAAGTGTActtcacctgttttttttttttttcattcatttccaacCAAAACTGGAAAGAGAAATAGCTTTCAAAATCTACTTTGGCAAAATATATaccaagaggagaaaaaaattccactgaaATCTTGCCCACTAGAATGCGGTATATTATAAACCAGGTAATTGGgaaaatataaaccatgtaaACATGAAAAGTTCTTTACTGTGGcttatttcatattttctgttGATGCCTGCATTTCATACTGGTCAGAATATCATTTTTCTTGCAATTGGAATTAAAGTCTTAATTGAATTTGATTATATAGATCTAGTTAAAGATTAAGATTACAGAAGACATTTCCTAGTACTTAGGGACAAACAAAAATCATTTCAAATTTCTCTAAATTTTAACTCTTAGGTGATGTATAAATGATTTCTGTATatttctccctgcctccctgtTGTGATTTCCAGATATGGAGTTGATATCACCCTCAACAAAGAATCCCCAAGAGCAGTCCATGGTAAATATTTCCTTGATTCTTGTTCTGTCCAAAATATAGAATAGAGAAATTTCACCCAAGGGGCTACTTCTTGTGGTGAATATATTTGTCAGGCTGAGGGAAATCTCTTCCACACATACTATCTCATCCAAACCATGTATATCATCTCAACTGCACATCAGAAGATTCTTGTTTTAGAGAAAATTTGTGTTTAGTAAGTCATCTCATTTTTCTCTGATTCTCTTctttaagataattaaaaaatataattctgtGTAGCTGTATCACACATACCTGTTATACTTGTAGGTGAGAATGACTTAATTGGTTTCTTACCTTTCCACAGGTATTCTTCTGCTACCccaggacctgaatctctgtaaCCTCTTTACCAATAGTTCACACACCAACATAATTCACTGCCTCTGAGGTGTTCTGGGGTCTGCTTTGGGGAATCATAGTTCTTTGAGGAATACTTGATAATAGTAGCTTCTAGCTATCCTTTATTAAATGGTCCCTCCCTTTTAGAAAGATAAAGATACAAAGCTAAGAGAACATTTAGAAtataaatggaagagaaaaggtagTTATGCATTCAGAGAGAAGTAATATAAAATTATGTTACTATTGAGATAGGATTAAAAGCCCCACACCCAGAAAAATGAAAGGAGTTGAAATACTTGCTATATACCTCACAAACTACATGTGATCTCAGGAAATATATTAACTTCTTTGTGTCCAAGTTTCCCCTTGTAAAAATATCAACATTGAGGATTTCATAgagtttaattattattatttaaagggAAATCTTTCTGTAAGGATATTATATCTAAAGAAGGATGAAAGAGTTGGTGCTATATTTTAATGCCCCTAAGAGAACAATTCAATTTGCCTCCTTTAATTTTCCAGTTTCACTAGGACCAGCATTATCATTACCCATTTATGCAAGAATTCTTCCTCAGATACAGGTAAGAATTAATTAATAAGAATGTGCAATTACCTCTTGTAGGTCCTCTTAAATTACTGAATATCCATTCTGggcaggatgagaattcaatgtTAAGTTCCTATAAAGGAAGCAGCATgggcaatattttctttgtatctgTACATCATAAAGACTGGCTTAGtgtattatatattaatttaaagaaaGTATAAGCCATATGTATTTTAAGGAAAGATCACTATATATGTTTTGGTGCAGGAGGTGGTTGGTCGGCTTTCTAGTGTTTATTGCCAGTAAGTTTTGGAAACATATCGCATTAAGATTCACTTAAATAAATGGTGAGATCAGAAAGAATTAGTATTTATTAAACCTTGACTGAATTCCAGAAAAGTTTAAatgctttctgtttattttctctttcatcttcATAATAGGACTATTATATTgaactttccattttttccatatgAGCAAACAGTGAAAAACAGGTTGGCTCATGGTCACAATATGAATCAGTAACAGAGTGAGATTTCAGGACTGATTGATGAATTAAAAAGTCCATGgtttctcttgtaatttcctAAATATATGACTTATTACTTGAAATCTAATTTTTGCTATTAGCTATCATTTAATCCAATACATACAGAATAAGTTATTgcaaatttatcttttaaagattgTTATGATGAAAGTTTGTTATGATAAAAGTTTAAATTTCAAGCTAATGATCAAATTGCTCATGTTTTTCAGGGGACATAACTCTGTTGAAGGTAATTGCGTGTAACATCAGAAAATGTCTTTAGAAATTACATAAATCTCTTCTACTATGGAAGAGATGTTTATTTGAGAGTTGTAGGACTGTGGTCAGTTGTTCCAGATATCATTAATAATTCACAGTCATCATCCTAAGGAcatgacataagttttaggtacGTAATGTAATGGGTATTCTTGGTGTCCCACCCAGATTCTTTTTCCTGGACGAGTGCACAGAAGCTTGTTTGCAGGTAACACtaaatcttttttccctttccttgcccTATCCTCCTTCCCTCACTTTTTCTCCTGAGAGCATTCCCTAAACAAATTCTGTGTACAATAATACCATCTCTGGTTTTACTTCCTGGGAAGCCAATATTTGACATGCAAACATCTTTTTGGACATAAGATTATGCATATTTGGCTAGGATTTCTCTTCATAATTACATTTATCATTTTCAAATACAGAATTTAAAATTCTTATGTAAACACCAaaactttaaaagtaaatattctcCCCTACTTATTAACTATCTACCTTTCTCTCTAGGTTATGTAAGTGCAAACTGAATAAAATGGGTCAAGGAAATCAATCTGTGGTGTCAGAATTTGTGCTTCTCGGACTTAGTCACTCATGGAAAATGCAGGTTTTACTCTTACTGATATTTCTTGTGCTTTACCTGATCATCGTACTTGGAAATATTGCTATCGTGATTTTAATCATTACTGACCTCCATCTCCATTCCCCCATGTACTTCTTATTGGCCAATCTGTCATTTGTTGATATGTTACTTTCCTCAATCACCATGCCTAAGATGATCACAGACTTTCTCAGGGAAATCAAGACCATTTCCTTTGGAGGATGCATGTGGCAGATcctctttgtccattttattggaGGTGGTGAGATGGTTCTTCTGGTGGttatggcctatgaccgctatgtggccatctgcaagCCCTTGCACTATTCCACAACTATGAGCCTGCAAAAGTGCATTGGGTTGGTGGTGACCTCTTGGACACTTGGCTTTGTGCATGCCATAAGTCAAATGGCTGTGATTGTGCAGCTGCCTTTCTGTGGCCCCAGGGAAGTAGACAGCTTCTTCTGTGATATACCACTGGTAATCAAACTTGCATGCACGGATTCTTATAATTTGAGAGCATTAATGAATGCTGACACTGGGGTCTTGACCATGACCTCTTTTATTCTGTTGCTGATATCCTACACATATATTTTCTTAACTGTTAGGAAAAGCTCTAAGACAGGTGCCTCAAAGGCACTCTCTACCTGCACTGCCCATATCACAGTGGTGGTACTCTTCTTTGTGCCCTGCATATTCAACTATGTGTGGCCACTCAGCATCACTTGGGTGGAAAAATTTCTTGCTGTGTTTTATGCTGTTCTTACCCCTCTTTTAAATCCATCCATTTATACCTTCAGAAATAAGGAGATAAAAAATGCTATGAAGAGATTTAGAAGTTACAATATAAATTTCAAGGGAAACATGTAATATTCAGAAATCTGACTTTGAGCACTTCAAATTCATAACATGATGACCTTGTAGTGTAAGTTGACATTTCTAGACATTTAGTTTACTTCTACATGTCATGCTAGTCTCCAGTACAGGGGTAGATTTAAAATAATCCAGGGaatttctaaatatattatttaatcacTGCAATACCTTAAATAATCCCCTTCACATCCAAACACTAACGATCATTACTGAGGAACTCTCCTGTCAATCTATCTCGGCTTTTAACTATCTATTCAATGAGAACCTTGAAGGTTTTTCAGCCAAGCCATATATCTGTCTTTTGGGACCACATCTTAATTAATTTCATTTGGACTTCCTCCTAACCTCAGTTGGAAAGAATCATGTTTCCATTACATTGACCTTCTCCTCAAACCTTTCCCCTAACTCTTATTAAAAGTCAAATGTATTGTTACTTTTTCTTAACCTAGCTTCCTACCCAAACACTAATGCCAAAAACAGTTGGAAGAAAAATTGaaatgaggaataaatgaaaatggtAAAGTCCATAAGCTATTATAGCTGAGGTTATCCTGTGTTTGGTTAATATCAACCCAATATAAGTCTAAAAATACGAGAAAAAACACACCTAATGCTATCTTTCTTGGTCATCTCTGTCTCAAGGATTGAAATTTAACCTTTAAACTATGAACTATTTGTGTAAAATGCAGTCTTTCTGAGGGCAGGGGTAATGTCTTATATTGTCAATTCTTGAAACTACAGTATGTACTACAATGATTAAAATTTACAAATGCAGTGATTAAATATAcactcaaaaatatattttaatgtatagaGGGTAATTGTTCCACTTAAGGacttaaaacatttattattgGTTACAGAATATAGTACATTCTTTTTTTACTCTAAACTTTCTTAAACTcttaaattacaaataaaaaatattttctcacagttttatAAGTTAGATTTATTGAAATTtagttgaaagaatgaaaattatgTTCTAAAAAAGCATacagacattttttatttttctcaaagtaGAATGATATAAACAAAATGGCACAATAAAATTATCGTATTTATCTTCCTTGACTGCTAACTCTATatcaattgttttatttattatcataAATGTTTTTATCACACTCCCCAAATTATGAATAGGATAAAAAGACACAAAATATGTGAATTAAATTTCCCATATAATAGAGACTTgtgttttaagttttacttaaGGATTCAAAGATCAATTTGCATTCCAAGATTATTCCTTTATTAAATTAGATGCACAATGcaatgggaaatttattttctacaaagaaagtgaaaaataggTCATGCCAATAACAAATACCAGAATATATCCATCAAtgcaacaaaatataaaaaataaatattagaaatgaTATTATTTGCAatctactttttttctctctatttttttaaatgttacattcaaaaaatataagaggtacccaTACACCCcttactcccctcaccccactcctcccacatcagcaatatctttcatcatcatggcacattcactgcatttggtgaatacattttggagcactgctgcatcacagggataatggtttacattgtagtttacactcaatCTACTTTGATCATGCACAGTTAAACAGAAATGAAATACACTAAAACACATGTCTACATGCATATGGTGTTAAATGACTGGCAGTCAACTATTTGGCTGTATTTATTTTGGCCAGTAACCTCTATATACCCTGTGAGCATACATATTCATCCATTGCATTTTCTATATTTGAAGTAACTTTTTACCTACCCAGGATGCTGGACATCTTTATAACTTGGTATGTTCTTCTAAGACCAACCTAAGTATAATGTACTATTTGTATAGATTTCCTGGATATTCAAAAAGCAGTaggtcaaaagaatgaaaatacagCTTTTAGAGTCTTGTAATAAAACTTGTCAACAGATTAACCACGTAGTGCATGCTCTCAATTCAAACATATTAGCATGTTTTTTTCATTGTATTGAATATTTCTGCTTATACATTCAACACATACACTCATCAGACTGGCAGATTCTCCTTAATTCTCacagatttttattaaaataatcttttcagATATTAATTTAGAGGAGTGGTAGGTATGCACATTCCCTAGACAAAACCTTAGATGTCCAATAATCTGTCTTAGTTTCCAATTTAATGGAAATACTGTTTAACTGGATGGAAGTCTCCTTTCTTAGAATACAAGACCTACAAACCTAGCAAATCTCAAAGTGTAAGGATGGGAAGCTAATATTTTGTAAATAGGTTGTTAGGTGTAATAGTAATAGGAGCTAGTCCACTTTCACATCTTGATTCCAAAATCCGGGGAATGAAGATCATGACTCTCAAAAGAATTATAAAGGAGTCTTCTGCATGCCATTCCTTCATTACATTAACATATATGAGCTCATGGCAACACTTATTTTACTATCAGAATCAATGTTATGCAGAATGCCAAAATAGTGAATAAGGCATTTcaatctgaaattaaaattaataaaattaatccattcattataatatcaaaaagaataaaatacttatgaataaatataataaaataagtgCAAACTTGAACTCtgcaaactacaaaacattgttgaaagaaactAAAGATGATACAATTGATTAAAAAGCTCTTATGTACAAAGATGAGAAAGCTTGACATTATTAAGATGGTAATATTCTCCTaattgatatacacattcaatgcaattcctttCAAATTTCAGCTGACTACTTTGAAGAAAGTTACAGGCTAATAAAATGTATGTATGAAATTTCAAGGGACTCAGaagagccaaaacaattttgaaaaagaagtacAAAATATGGTAATTCACACTTCCAATCTCAAAATTACACAAAGCATTTATAGTCAAGAAATAGTGGTACTGTTCTATGGAgagatatatagatcaatggaatataaATGAAGTCCCAGaaataaaaccatttttatttctattgaaaacatttttttgacaagggtgccaagacctTGCAGTGGGGAATGAACAGTGTTTTCAAAAATAGTGCTGACACAATTACATAGCCAAATGCTAAGGAATGAAGTTGAAAACCCTTagctcacaccatatacaaaatttaactcaaaatagattaaagacctaaatgaaaGAGGTGAAACTATAAAATTCCAAATAAAAAGCATGGAGGTAATTTTTCATGACCTGGGACTTGAcaagtatcttttcatatgtcaGAAAAGAcctgagtaacaaaagaaaaatagataatttgGAAATCACCAAATTAAAATATACTGTTATTTAGAAGACACTATCAATAAATTGAAaagataacccacagaatgggaaaaaatatttgaaagtcgTATATCTGAAAAGGGTCTAGtgtctataatataaaaagaacttttaaaactcaactacaaatagataaaaagcccaattaaaaatggtcaaaattcTTGagtagaaatttctccaaagaagatatgcaaatggaaAAGAAGCACTGGAGATGTTCCCAAACTTCTATCAATGGGTTAACGGATAAATAAATCACGGCATATCTATACAATAGATTATTATCCAGTCATAAAATGGAACAAAGCACCAATATATGTTACAAGATGGGTGAACAAgtaaacattatgctaagtgaaagaaatcagtcaaAAAGGCCACAAATTtcatgattccttttatatgaatTGTCCAGGAAAACAAATCCatggaaacagaaagtagattaatgatTACCAGGAGATGGGGACAGGGGAGAAATTGGGATTGACTACTGAGAAAAAAAggtttcttttttgtattatgaAAACACTAAGGAATTATATATTGGTAAtattgcacaacattgtgagtatacTAAAAATCTATGAACTGGACATTTCgaattgttcattttattttatatgaataaTATCTTAATAAAAAGTGGTTGACTAAAAGACGTACATAGGTCATAGGACACTGTAATCATGAAGACAAGGTCTACAAAAACAAAAGACTGCATTAAATAAGATATAAAAGACAAATATCAAGTGCTGCTTGGTTAAAAGTTCTAAAGTCCTAAGAATACAAATTCAGGTACTACAGACTAATTTGCTCTATTTATTCACTTTGTCattgaacaaaaggggaaaataaaataaagcgtGTTAAAAATGTTGAAAGATATTTCAATTGATTTTCAATTCTGTGactctaaaaaataattttcaataggCAGTATGTTTATTTGCAAAAGTCTGCCTAGGCAacacaccagaaatgggttgacttttacaatgaggatttattaacttacaagctttcAATGTCCAGGctgagaaaaatttccaaataaagcCTTCATCAtgagatgctttctctctgagctgcTGCTATGAGCTATCAAGCTTGtgtcagggcacaatggtggccTCTACccatctctgctttctcctccaggttcttttgctttcagcttctgagaCTTCCTGTCTCAACCTCCAGGAGCTTTTCTTGGCTTTTGTGGCTCCCCAATCTCAGTTTTTAAAGGATTCCTGCAAGAGGACTAAGACCCGCTCTATGGTCTACTCCCATTCAAGCAGTTCAatgtcacactaatgaaaaaagttgttaatgtgggtaaagtgggaggtgtagggagtggggcatatgggaatcccccaggTTTTTCTAATgtgacattttatgtaatctatgtatcttttaaaaataaataaaaaatatatttttttaaaaagacactcaactgaagtaaaagaatcaaaagatcccaccaacAATATGTT from Dasypus novemcinctus isolate mDasNov1 chromosome 3, mDasNov1.1.hap2, whole genome shotgun sequence includes:
- the LOC101436288 gene encoding olfactory receptor 4F4-like, coding for MGQGNQSVVSEFVLLGLSHSWKMQVLLLLIFLVLYLIIVLGNIAIVILIITDLHLHSPMYFLLANLSFVDMLLSSITMPKMITDFLREIKTISFGGCMWQILFVHFIGGGEMVLLVVMAYDRYVAICKPLHYSTTMSLQKCIGLVVTSWTLGFVHAISQMAVIVQLPFCGPREVDSFFCDIPLVIKLACTDSYNLRALMNADTGVLTMTSFILLLISYTYIFLTVRKSSKTGASKALSTCTAHITVVVLFFVPCIFNYVWPLSITWVEKFLAVFYAVLTPLLNPSIYTFRNKEIKNAMKRFRSYNINFKGNM